A section of the Pan paniscus chromosome 7, NHGRI_mPanPan1-v2.0_pri, whole genome shotgun sequence genome encodes:
- the CPSF1 gene encoding cleavage and polyadenylation specificity factor subunit 1 isoform X3, which yields MYAVYKQAHPPTGLEFSMYCNFFNNSERNLVVAGTSQLYVYRLNRDAEALTKNDRSTEGKAHREKLELAASFSFFGNVMSMASVQLAGAKRDALLLSFKDAKLSVVEYDPGTHDLKTLSLHYFEEPELRDGFVQNVHTPRVRVDPDGRCAAMLVYGTRLVVLPFRRESLAEEHEGLVGEGQRSSFLPSYIIDVRALDEKLLNIIDLQFLHGYYEPTLLILFEPNQTWPGRVAVRQDTCSIVAISLNITQKVHPVIWSLTSLPFDCTQALAVPKPIGGVVVFAVNSLLYLNQSVPPYGVALNSLTTGTTAFPLRTQEGVRITLDCAQATFISYDKMVISLKGGEIYVLTLITDGMRSVRAFHFDKAAASVLTTSMVTMEPGYLFLGSRLGNSLLLKYTEKLQEPPASAVREAADKEEPPSKKKRVDATAGWSAAGKSVPQDEVDEIEVYGSEAQSGTQLATYSFEVCDSILNIGPCANAAMGEPAFLSEEFQNSPEPDLEIVVCSGHGKNGALSVLQKSIRPQVVTTFELPGCYDMWTVIAPVRKEEEDNPKGEGTEQEPSTPEADDDGRRHGFLILSREDSTMILQTGQEIMELDTSGFATQGPTVFAGNIGDNRYIVQVSPLGIRLLEGVNQLHFIPVDLGAPIVQCAVADPYVVIMSAEGHVTMFLLKSDSYGGRHHRLALHKPPLHHQSKVITLCLYRDLSGMFTTESRLGGARDELGGRSGSEAEGLGSETSPTVDDEEEMLYGDSGSLFSPSKEEARRSSQPPADRDPAPFRAEPTHWCLLVRENGTMEIYQLPDWRLVFLVKNFPVGQRVLVDSSFGQPTTQGEARREEATRQGELPLVKEVLLVALGSRQSRPYLLVHVDQELLIYEAFPHDSQLGQGNLKVRFKKVPHNINFREKKPKPSKKKAEGGGAEEGAGARGRVARFRYFEDIYGYSGVFICGPSPHWLLVTGRGALRLHPMAIDGPVDSFAPFHNVNCPRGFLYFNRQGELRISVLPAYLSYDAPWPVRKIPLRCTAHYVAYHVESKVYAVATSTNTPCARIPRMTGEEKEFETIERDERYIHPQQEAFSIQLISPVSWEAIPNARIELQEWEHVTCMKTVSLRSEETVSGLKGYVAAGTCLMQGEEVTCRGRILIMDVIEVVPEPGQPLTKNKFKVLYEKEQKGPVTALCHCNGHLVSAIGQKIFLWSLRASELTGMAFIDTQLYIHQMISVKNFILAADVMKSISLLRYQEESKTLSLVSRDAKPLEVYSVDFMVDNAQLGFLVSDRDRNLMVYMYLPEAKESFGGMRLLRRADFHVGAHVNTFWRTPCRGATEGLSKKSVVWENKHITWFATLDGGIGLLLPMQEKTYRRLLMLQNALTTMLPHHAGLNPRAFRMLHVDRRTLQNAVRNVLDGELLNRYLYLSTMERSELAKKIGTTPDIILDDLLETDRVTAHF from the exons ATGTACGCCGTGTACAAACAGGCGCATCCGCCCACCGGTCTGGAGTTCTCCATGTACTGCAACTTCTTCAACAACAGCGAGCGCAACCTGGTAGTGGCCGGGACCTCGCAGCTCTACGTGTACCGCCTCAACCGCGACGCCGAG GCTCTGACCAAGAATGACAGGAGCACAG AGGGGAAGGCCCACCGGGAGAAGCTCGAGCTTgctgcctccttctccttctttggcAACGTCATGTCCATGGCCAGCGTGCAGCTGGCAGGAGCCAAGCGGGATGCCCTGCTCCTAAGCTTCAAGGATGCCAAG CTGTCTGTGGTGGAGTACGACCCGGGCACCCATGACCTGAAGACCCTGTCACTGCACTACTTTGAGGAGCCTGAGCTTCGG GACGGGTTTGTGCAGAATGTACACACGCCGCGAGTGCGGGTGGACCCCGATGGGCGCTGTGCAGCCATGCTTGTCTACGGCACGCGGCTGGTGGTCCTGCCCTTCCGCAGGGAGAGCCTGGCTGAGGAGCACGAGGGGCTCGTGGGTGAGGG GCAGAGGTCCAGCTTCCTGCCCAGCTACATCATCGATGTGCGGGCCCTAGACGAGAAGCTGCTCAACATCATCGACCTGCAGTTCCTGCATGGCTACTACGAGCCTACCCTCCTCATCCTGTTTGAGCCCAACCAGACCTGGCCTGG GCGCGTGGCCGTGCGGCAGGACACGTGCTCCATTGTGGCCATCTCACTGAACATCACGCAGAAGGTGCACCCCGTCATCTGGTCCCTCACCAGCCTGCCCTTTGACTGCACCCAGGCTCTGGCTGTGCCCAAGCCCATAG GTGGGGTGGTGGTGTTTGCCGTCAACTCGCTGTTGTACCTGAACCAGAGCGTCCCCCCGTACGGCGTGGCTCTCAACAGCCTCACCACAGGAACCACGGCTTTCCCACTTC GCACCCAGGAGGGTGTGCGGATCACCCTGGACTGCGCCCAGGCCACCTTCATCTCCTACGACAAGATGGTCATCTCCCTCAAGGGCGGCGAGAT CTACGTGCTGACCCTCATCACCGACGGCATGCGCAGTGTCCGAGCGTTCCACTTTGACAAGGCGGCCGCCAGCGTCCTCACCACCAGC ATGGTCACCATGGAGCCCGGGTACCTGTTCCTGGGTTCTCGCCTAGGCAATTCCCTCCTCCTCAAGTACACGGAGAAGCTGCAGGAGCCCCCGGCCAGTGCTGTCCGTGAGGCTGCCGACAAG GAAGAGCCTCCCTCAAAGAAGAAGCGAGTGGATGCGACGGCCGGCTGGTCAG CTGCGGGTAAGTCGGTGCCGCAGGATGAGGTGGACGAGATTGAAGTGTACGGCAGCGAGGCCCAGTCGGGAACACAGCTGGCCACCTACTCCTTTGAG GTGTGTGACAGCATCCTTAACATCGGACCCTGCGCCAATGCCGCCATGGGCGAGCCTGCCTTCCTCTCTGAAGAG TTTCAGAACAGCCCTGAGCCGGACCTGGAGATTGTGGTTTGCTCCGGCCACGGGAAGAACGGGGCTTTGTCGGTGCTGCAG AAGAGCATCCGGCCCCAGGTGGTGACAACctttgagcttcccggctgctatGACATGTGGACAGTCATCGCCCCGGTGCGTAAGGAGGAG GAGGACAATCCCAAGGGGGAGGGCACAGAGCAGGAACCCAGCACCCCTGAAGCAGACGACGACGGCCGCAGACACGGATTCCTGATTCTGAGCCGGGAAGACTCCACCATG ATCCTGCAGACGGGGCAGGAGATCATGGAGCTGGACACCAGTGGCTTCGCCACTCAGGGCCCCACGGTCTTTGCTGGGAACATCGGGGACAACCGCTACATTGTCCAAGTGTCACCACTGGGCATCCGCCTGCTGGAAGGAG TGAATCAGCTGCACTTCATCCCCGTGGACCTGGGCGCCCCCATCGTGCAGTGCGCCGTGGCCGACCCCTATGTGGTCATCATGAGTGCCGAGGGCCACGTCACCATGTTCCTGCTGAAGAGTGACTCCTATGGTGGCCGCCACCACCGCCTGGCGCTGCACAAGCCCCCGCTGCACCAT CAGTCCAAGGTGATCACGCTGTGCCTGTACCGAGACCTCAGCGGCATGTTCACCACTGAGAGCCGCCTGGGTGGGGCCCGTGACGAACTCGGGGGCCGCAGTGGCTCGGAGGCCGAGGGCCTGGGCTCAGAGACTAG CCCCACAGTGGATGACGAGGAGGAGATGCTGTATGGGGATTCGGGCTCCCTCTTCAGCCCCAGCAAGGAGGAGGCCCGAAGAAGCAGCCAGCCCCCTGCTGACCGGGACCCTGCGCCCTTCCGGGCAGAGCCTACCCACTGGTGCCTGCTGGTGCGGGAGAATGGCACCATGGAG ATCTACCAGCTTCCCGACTGGCGGCTGGTGTTCCTGGTGAAGAACTTCCCTGTGGGGCAGCGGGTCCTTGTGGACAGCTCCTTTGGACAGCCCACTACACAGGGCGAGGCCCGCAGGGAGGAGGCCACGCGCCAGGGGGAGCTGCCCCTCGTCAAGGAGGTGCTGCTGGTGGCGCTGGGCAGCCGCCAGAGCAGGCCCTACCTGCTG GTGCATGTGGACCAAGAGCTGCTTATCTACGAGGCCTTCCCCCACGACTCTCAGCTCGGCCAGGGCAATCTCAAAGTCCGCTTTAAGAAG GTCCCTCACAACATCAACTTCCGTGAGAAGAAGCCAAAGCCATCCAAGAAGAAAGCAGAAGGTGGCGGCgcagaggagggggctggggccCGGGGCCGCGTGGCACGTTTCCGCTACTTCGAGGATATTTATGGCTACTCAGGG GTCTTCATCTGCGGCCCCTCCCCTCACTGGCTCCTGGTGACCGGCCGAGGGGCTCTGCGGCTACACCCCATGGCCATCGACGGCCCGGTCGACTCTTTCGCTCCATTCCACAATGTCAACTGTCCCCGCGGCTTCCTGTACTTCAACAGACAG GGCGAGCTGAGGATCAGTGTCCTGCCTGCCTACCTGTCCTATGATGCCCCATGGCCTGTCAGGAAGATCCCGCTGCGCTGCACGGCCCACTATGTGGCTTACCACGTGGAGTCTAAG GTGTATGCTGTGGCCACCAGCACCAACACGCCGTGTGCCCGCATCCCACGCATGACTGGCGAGgagaaggagtttgagaccatcgaGAGAG ATGAGCGGTACATCCACCCCCAGCAGGAGGCCTTCTCCATCCAGCTCATCTCCCCGGTCAGCTGGGAGGCTATTCCCAATGCCAG GATCGAGCTGCAGGAGTGGGAGCATGTGACCTGCATGAAGACAGTGTCTCTGCGCAGTGAGGAGACCGTGTCGGGCCTCAAAGGCTACGTGGCCGCCGGGACCTGCCTCATGCAGGGGGAGGAGGTCACGTGCCGAGGGCGG ATCTTGATCATGGATGTGATTGAGGTGGTGCCCGAGCCTGGCCAGCCCTTGACCAAGAACAAGTTCAAAGTCCTTTACGAGAAGGAGCAGAAGGGGCCCGTGACCGCCCTGTGCCACTGCAATGGCCACCTGGTGTCGGCCATCGGCCAGAAG ATTTTCCTGTGGAGCCTGCGGGCCAGCGAGCTGACGGGCATGGCCTTCATCGACACGCAGCTCTACATCCACCAGATGATCAGCGTCAAGAACTTCATCCTGGCAGCCGACGTCATGAAGAGCATTTCGCTGCTGCGCTACCAGGAGGAAAGCAAGACGCTGAGCCTGGTGTCGCGG GATGCCAAGCCCCTGGAGGTGTACAGCGTGGACTTCATGGTGGACAATGCCCAGCTGGGTTTTCTGG TGTCTGACCGCGACCGCAACctcatggtgtacatgtacctgCCCGAAG CCAAGGAGAGTTTCGGGGGCATGCGCCTGCTGCGTCGGGCAGACTTCCACGTGGGTGCCCACGTGAACACGTTCTGGAGGACCCCGTGCCGGGGGGCCACTGAAGGGCTCAGCAAAAAGTCGGTCGTGTGGGAGAATAAGCACATCACGTGGTTTG ccACCCTGGACGGCGGCATCGGGCTGCTGCTGCCCATGCAGGAGAAGACCTACCGGCGGCTGCTGATGCTGCAGAACGCGCTGACCACCATGCTGCCACACCACGCCGGCCTCAACCCCCGCGCCTTCCG GATGCTGCACGTGGACCGCCGCACCCTCCAGAATGCCGTGCGCAACGTGCTGGATGGGGAGCTGCTCAACCGCTACCTGTACCTGAGCACCATGGAGCGCAGCGAGCTAGCCAAGAAGATCGGCACCACACCAGACATA ATCCTGGACGACTTGCTGGAGACGGACCGCGTCACCGCCCACTTCTAG
- the CPSF1 gene encoding cleavage and polyadenylation specificity factor subunit 1 isoform X4, giving the protein MYAVYKQAHPPTGLEFSMYCNFFNNSERNLVVAGTSQLYVYRLNRDAEALTKNDRSTEGKAHREKLELAASFSFFGNVMSMASVQLAGAKRDALLLSFKDAKLSVVEYDPGTHDLKTLSLHYFEEPELRDGFVQNVHTPRVRVDPDGRCAAMLVYGTRLVVLPFRRESLAEEHEGLVGEGQRSSFLPSYIIDVRALDEKLLNIIDLQFLHGYYEPTLLILFEPNQTWPGRVAVRQDTCSIVAISLNITQKVHPVIWSLTSLPFDCTQALAVPKPIGGVVVFAVNSLLYLNQSVPPYGVALNSLTTGTTAFPLRTQEGVRITLDCAQATFISYDKMVISLKGGEIYVLTLITDGMRSVRAFHFDKAAASVLTTSMVTMEPGYLFLGSRLGNSLLLKYTEKLQEPPASAVREAADKEEPPSKKKRVDATAGWSAAGKSVPQDEVDEIEVYGSEAQSGTQLATYSFEVCDSILNIGPCANAAMGEPAFLSEEFQNSPEPDLEIVVCSGHGKNGALSVLQKSIRPQVVTTFELPGCYDMWTVIAPVRKEEEDNPKGEGTEQEPSTPEADDDGRRHGFLILSREDSTMILQTGQEIMELDTSGFATQGPTVFAGNIGDNRYIVQVSPLGIRLLEGVNQLHFIPVDLGAPIVQCAVADPYVVIMSAEGHVTMFLLKSDSYGGRHHRLALHKPPLHHQSKVITLCLYRDLSGMFTTESRLGGARDELGGRSGSEAEGLGSETSPTVDDEEEMLYGDSGSLFSPSKEEARRSSQPPADRDPAPFRAEPTHWCLLVRENGTMEIYQLPDWRLVFLVKNFPVGQRVLVDSSFGQPTTQGEARREEATRQGELPLVKEVLLVALGSRQSRPYLLVHVDQELLIYEAFPHDSQLGQGNLKVRFKKVPHNINFREKKPKPSKKKAEGGGAEEGAGARGRVARFRYFEDIYGYSGVFICGPSPHWLLVTGRGALRLHPMAIDGPVDSFAPFHNVNCPRGFLYFNRQGELRISVLPAYLSYDAPWPVRKIPLRCTAHYVAYHVESKVYAVATSTNTPCARIPRMTGEEKEFETIERDERYIHPQQEAFSIQLISPVSWEAIPNARIELQEWEHVTCMKTVSLRSEETVSGLKGYVAAGTCLMQGEEVTCRGRIFLWSLRASELTGMAFIDTQLYIHQMISVKNFILAADVMKSISLLRYQEESKTLSLVSRDAKPLEVYSVDFMVDNAQLGFLVSDRDRNLMVYMYLPEAKESFGGMRLLRRADFHVGAHVNTFWRTPCRGATEGLSKKSVVWENKHITWFATLDGGIGLLLPMQEKTYRRLLMLQNALTTMLPHHAGLNPRAFRMLHVDRRTLQNAVRNVLDGELLNRYLYLSTMERSELAKKIGTTPDIILDDLLETDRVTAHF; this is encoded by the exons ATGTACGCCGTGTACAAACAGGCGCATCCGCCCACCGGTCTGGAGTTCTCCATGTACTGCAACTTCTTCAACAACAGCGAGCGCAACCTGGTAGTGGCCGGGACCTCGCAGCTCTACGTGTACCGCCTCAACCGCGACGCCGAG GCTCTGACCAAGAATGACAGGAGCACAG AGGGGAAGGCCCACCGGGAGAAGCTCGAGCTTgctgcctccttctccttctttggcAACGTCATGTCCATGGCCAGCGTGCAGCTGGCAGGAGCCAAGCGGGATGCCCTGCTCCTAAGCTTCAAGGATGCCAAG CTGTCTGTGGTGGAGTACGACCCGGGCACCCATGACCTGAAGACCCTGTCACTGCACTACTTTGAGGAGCCTGAGCTTCGG GACGGGTTTGTGCAGAATGTACACACGCCGCGAGTGCGGGTGGACCCCGATGGGCGCTGTGCAGCCATGCTTGTCTACGGCACGCGGCTGGTGGTCCTGCCCTTCCGCAGGGAGAGCCTGGCTGAGGAGCACGAGGGGCTCGTGGGTGAGGG GCAGAGGTCCAGCTTCCTGCCCAGCTACATCATCGATGTGCGGGCCCTAGACGAGAAGCTGCTCAACATCATCGACCTGCAGTTCCTGCATGGCTACTACGAGCCTACCCTCCTCATCCTGTTTGAGCCCAACCAGACCTGGCCTGG GCGCGTGGCCGTGCGGCAGGACACGTGCTCCATTGTGGCCATCTCACTGAACATCACGCAGAAGGTGCACCCCGTCATCTGGTCCCTCACCAGCCTGCCCTTTGACTGCACCCAGGCTCTGGCTGTGCCCAAGCCCATAG GTGGGGTGGTGGTGTTTGCCGTCAACTCGCTGTTGTACCTGAACCAGAGCGTCCCCCCGTACGGCGTGGCTCTCAACAGCCTCACCACAGGAACCACGGCTTTCCCACTTC GCACCCAGGAGGGTGTGCGGATCACCCTGGACTGCGCCCAGGCCACCTTCATCTCCTACGACAAGATGGTCATCTCCCTCAAGGGCGGCGAGAT CTACGTGCTGACCCTCATCACCGACGGCATGCGCAGTGTCCGAGCGTTCCACTTTGACAAGGCGGCCGCCAGCGTCCTCACCACCAGC ATGGTCACCATGGAGCCCGGGTACCTGTTCCTGGGTTCTCGCCTAGGCAATTCCCTCCTCCTCAAGTACACGGAGAAGCTGCAGGAGCCCCCGGCCAGTGCTGTCCGTGAGGCTGCCGACAAG GAAGAGCCTCCCTCAAAGAAGAAGCGAGTGGATGCGACGGCCGGCTGGTCAG CTGCGGGTAAGTCGGTGCCGCAGGATGAGGTGGACGAGATTGAAGTGTACGGCAGCGAGGCCCAGTCGGGAACACAGCTGGCCACCTACTCCTTTGAG GTGTGTGACAGCATCCTTAACATCGGACCCTGCGCCAATGCCGCCATGGGCGAGCCTGCCTTCCTCTCTGAAGAG TTTCAGAACAGCCCTGAGCCGGACCTGGAGATTGTGGTTTGCTCCGGCCACGGGAAGAACGGGGCTTTGTCGGTGCTGCAG AAGAGCATCCGGCCCCAGGTGGTGACAACctttgagcttcccggctgctatGACATGTGGACAGTCATCGCCCCGGTGCGTAAGGAGGAG GAGGACAATCCCAAGGGGGAGGGCACAGAGCAGGAACCCAGCACCCCTGAAGCAGACGACGACGGCCGCAGACACGGATTCCTGATTCTGAGCCGGGAAGACTCCACCATG ATCCTGCAGACGGGGCAGGAGATCATGGAGCTGGACACCAGTGGCTTCGCCACTCAGGGCCCCACGGTCTTTGCTGGGAACATCGGGGACAACCGCTACATTGTCCAAGTGTCACCACTGGGCATCCGCCTGCTGGAAGGAG TGAATCAGCTGCACTTCATCCCCGTGGACCTGGGCGCCCCCATCGTGCAGTGCGCCGTGGCCGACCCCTATGTGGTCATCATGAGTGCCGAGGGCCACGTCACCATGTTCCTGCTGAAGAGTGACTCCTATGGTGGCCGCCACCACCGCCTGGCGCTGCACAAGCCCCCGCTGCACCAT CAGTCCAAGGTGATCACGCTGTGCCTGTACCGAGACCTCAGCGGCATGTTCACCACTGAGAGCCGCCTGGGTGGGGCCCGTGACGAACTCGGGGGCCGCAGTGGCTCGGAGGCCGAGGGCCTGGGCTCAGAGACTAG CCCCACAGTGGATGACGAGGAGGAGATGCTGTATGGGGATTCGGGCTCCCTCTTCAGCCCCAGCAAGGAGGAGGCCCGAAGAAGCAGCCAGCCCCCTGCTGACCGGGACCCTGCGCCCTTCCGGGCAGAGCCTACCCACTGGTGCCTGCTGGTGCGGGAGAATGGCACCATGGAG ATCTACCAGCTTCCCGACTGGCGGCTGGTGTTCCTGGTGAAGAACTTCCCTGTGGGGCAGCGGGTCCTTGTGGACAGCTCCTTTGGACAGCCCACTACACAGGGCGAGGCCCGCAGGGAGGAGGCCACGCGCCAGGGGGAGCTGCCCCTCGTCAAGGAGGTGCTGCTGGTGGCGCTGGGCAGCCGCCAGAGCAGGCCCTACCTGCTG GTGCATGTGGACCAAGAGCTGCTTATCTACGAGGCCTTCCCCCACGACTCTCAGCTCGGCCAGGGCAATCTCAAAGTCCGCTTTAAGAAG GTCCCTCACAACATCAACTTCCGTGAGAAGAAGCCAAAGCCATCCAAGAAGAAAGCAGAAGGTGGCGGCgcagaggagggggctggggccCGGGGCCGCGTGGCACGTTTCCGCTACTTCGAGGATATTTATGGCTACTCAGGG GTCTTCATCTGCGGCCCCTCCCCTCACTGGCTCCTGGTGACCGGCCGAGGGGCTCTGCGGCTACACCCCATGGCCATCGACGGCCCGGTCGACTCTTTCGCTCCATTCCACAATGTCAACTGTCCCCGCGGCTTCCTGTACTTCAACAGACAG GGCGAGCTGAGGATCAGTGTCCTGCCTGCCTACCTGTCCTATGATGCCCCATGGCCTGTCAGGAAGATCCCGCTGCGCTGCACGGCCCACTATGTGGCTTACCACGTGGAGTCTAAG GTGTATGCTGTGGCCACCAGCACCAACACGCCGTGTGCCCGCATCCCACGCATGACTGGCGAGgagaaggagtttgagaccatcgaGAGAG ATGAGCGGTACATCCACCCCCAGCAGGAGGCCTTCTCCATCCAGCTCATCTCCCCGGTCAGCTGGGAGGCTATTCCCAATGCCAG GATCGAGCTGCAGGAGTGGGAGCATGTGACCTGCATGAAGACAGTGTCTCTGCGCAGTGAGGAGACCGTGTCGGGCCTCAAAGGCTACGTGGCCGCCGGGACCTGCCTCATGCAGGGGGAGGAGGTCACGTGCCGAGGGCGG ATTTTCCTGTGGAGCCTGCGGGCCAGCGAGCTGACGGGCATGGCCTTCATCGACACGCAGCTCTACATCCACCAGATGATCAGCGTCAAGAACTTCATCCTGGCAGCCGACGTCATGAAGAGCATTTCGCTGCTGCGCTACCAGGAGGAAAGCAAGACGCTGAGCCTGGTGTCGCGG GATGCCAAGCCCCTGGAGGTGTACAGCGTGGACTTCATGGTGGACAATGCCCAGCTGGGTTTTCTGG TGTCTGACCGCGACCGCAACctcatggtgtacatgtacctgCCCGAAG CCAAGGAGAGTTTCGGGGGCATGCGCCTGCTGCGTCGGGCAGACTTCCACGTGGGTGCCCACGTGAACACGTTCTGGAGGACCCCGTGCCGGGGGGCCACTGAAGGGCTCAGCAAAAAGTCGGTCGTGTGGGAGAATAAGCACATCACGTGGTTTG ccACCCTGGACGGCGGCATCGGGCTGCTGCTGCCCATGCAGGAGAAGACCTACCGGCGGCTGCTGATGCTGCAGAACGCGCTGACCACCATGCTGCCACACCACGCCGGCCTCAACCCCCGCGCCTTCCG GATGCTGCACGTGGACCGCCGCACCCTCCAGAATGCCGTGCGCAACGTGCTGGATGGGGAGCTGCTCAACCGCTACCTGTACCTGAGCACCATGGAGCGCAGCGAGCTAGCCAAGAAGATCGGCACCACACCAGACATA ATCCTGGACGACTTGCTGGAGACGGACCGCGTCACCGCCCACTTCTAG